A genome region from Cryptococcus neoformans var. neoformans B-3501A chromosome 8, whole genome shotgun sequence includes the following:
- a CDS encoding hypothetical protein (HMMPfam hit to STT3, Oligosaccharyl transferase STT3 subunit, score: 693.6, E(): 1.2e-205) gives MAPKPAKTSSKTAKLPTPAATPTRQPSVDTLSKPTVVDTPPTPASPAQVSAPVPPKKFAYPIPSRLSPSTINNTESLLRFIILALICGAAIGSRLFAVIRFESVIHEFRASKVLVNKGFYEFWNWFDPSAWYPLGRTVGTTLYPGLMVTSGLIWHALRAINMPVDIRNVCVLLAPGFSGLTAWATYLFTTEMSTPSAGLLAAAFIGIVPGYISRSVAGSYDNEAIAIFLLMSSFYSWIKAVKTGSSFWGMITALFYGWMVAAWGGYVFITNMIPLHAFVLIVMGRFNNRLYTAYSSWYVIGTIASMQVPFVEFLPIRTSEHMAALGVFGLVQLIGFVEVVRRLVPGKQFQLLLKAFVVAVFCLSFAALVTLTFSGWIAPFAGRFYSLWDTGYAKVHMPIIASVSEHQPTAWPSFYFDLEMLIFFFPAGVFWCFKELRDEQIFIIIYAVLSAYFAGVMVRLMLVITPVVCVSSAIAFSKLLEAYIDPVIPESDEEAGESQTQVVSKSKAKKMAAANANKSGFSFTGILSGKSVSGIFGLDTRFAVVSILSVFLFIFVLHCTYVTSTAYSSPSVVLASRNPDGSQNIIDDFREAYYWIRQNTAEDSVIMSWWDYGYQIAGMADRPTLVDNNTWNNTHIATVGKAMASNEDVAYPILRKHDVDYVLVIFGGLLGYSGDDINKFLWMVRISQGEWPDEVQEVNYFTQRGEYAVDDRATPTMKNSLMYKMSYYRFPELYGGHPAQDRVRGQIIPPNSVTLDTLDEAFTSENWIVRIYKVKKEDPIGRDHKAVTAWNGGKKLKKSPSASEGVKRGSGRPSM, from the exons ATGGCACCCAAGCCAGCCAAGACATCTTCCAAGACTGCGAAGTTGCCGACTCCTGCAGCCACTCCTACCCGTCAACCTTCGGTCGATACCCTCTCAAAACCGACGGTGGTTGACACGCCTCCGACGCCGGCATCTCCTGCCCAGGTCAGCGCTCCAGTTCCTCCCAAGAAGTTTGCATATCCCATCCCATCACGCCTCTCTCCGTCGACTATCAACAACACGGAAAGCTTGTTGcgcttcatcatcctgGCGTTAATATGCGGTGCTGCGATTGGAAGTCGATTGTTTGCGGTGATCAGATTCGAATCTGTCATCCACGAATT CCGAGCCTCGAAAGTTCTTGTTAACAAGGGTTTCTACGAGTTCTGGAACTGGTTTGACCCCTCCGCTTGGTACCCTCTCGGCAGAACTGTCGGTACCACGCTCTATCCTGGCTTGATGGTCACGTCTGGACTGATTTGGCATGCTCTTCGGGCAATCAATATGCCCGTGGACATTCGCAATGTCTGTGTCCTCCTTGCACCTGGATTTTCTGGATTGACTGCCTGGGCGACTTATCT TTTCACCACTGAAATGTCTACACCATCAGCTGGTCTATTGGCGGCCGCTTTCATTGGCATTGTACCCGGATACATCTCTCGATCTGTCGCCGGTTCTTATGACAACGAAGCCATtgccatcttcctcttgatGAGCTCCTTCTACTCTTGGATTAAGGCCGTCAAAACCGGTAGCTCATTTTGGGGTATGATCACTGCCTTGTTCTACGGGTGGATGGTTGCTGCATGGGGTGGTTACGTTTTCATCACCAACA TGATTCCATTGCACGCCTTTGTTCTCATTGTCATGGGCAGGTTCAACAACCGGCTTTATACCGCTTACTCTTCCTGGTATGTCATTGGAACTATCGCCTCCATGCAGGTCCCCTTTGTGGAGTTCCTCCCCATCCGAACCTCTGAGCACATGGCGGCCTTGGGTGTTTTCGGTCTTGTACAGCTGATCGGATTCGTCGAAGTCGTCCGACGACTCGTGCCTGGCAAGCAATTCCAGCTCCTTCTCAAAGCTTTTGTCGTGGCCGTATTCTGCCTCAGTTTTGCTGCCCTCGTCACTTTGACTTTCTCTGGATGGATCGCCCCCTTCGCTGGAAGATTTTATTCTCTTTGGGATACTGGCTATGCGAAGGTCCACA TGCCCATTATTGCCTCCGTCTCCGAACACCAGCCCACCGCTTGGCCCTCATTCTACTTTGACCTCGAAATGcttatcttctttttccctgCCGGTGTCTTCTGGTGTTTCAAGGAGCTTCGCGATGAGCagatcttcatcatcatttatGCCGTTCTCAGTGCCTATTTTGCCGGTGTCATGGTTCGACTTATGCTTGTCATCACGCCTGTTGTCTGTGTTTCCTCCGCCATTGCGTTCTCCAAACTTCTCGAGGCGTATATTGACCCCGTCATCCCCGAAAGCGACGAGGAAGCTGGCGAGTCTCAGACGCAGGTTGTCTCCAAGTccaaggcgaagaagatggccGCTGCCAACGCCAATAAGAGCGGGTTCTCTTTCACAGGTATTTTGAGCGGCAAGTCTGTCTCCGGCATCTTTGGTCTCGACACTCGATTTGCTGTGGTTTCCATTCTCtctgtcttcctcttcatctttgtcCTTCACTGCACATATGTGACTTCAACAGCGTattcttcgccttcagTGGTACTTGCATCGCGAAACCCGGATGGTAGCCAAAATATCATTGATGATTTCCGAGAGGCTTACTACTGGATTCGCCAAAACACCGCCGAAGACAGCGTCATCATGTCCTGGTGGGATTACGGCTACCAGATCGCTGGTATGGCTGATCGCCCCACCCTTGTTGATAACAATACCTGGAATAACACCCACATTGCCACAGTTGGTAAGGCCATGGCTTCCAACGAAGATGTCGCATATCCTATCTTGAGGAAGCATGATGTCGATTACGTTCTTGTGATCTTTGGGGGCTTATTGGGCTACTCTGGTGACGATATCAACAAGTTTTTGTGGATGGTTAGGATCTCACAAGGTGAATGGCCTGACGAGGTGCAGGAAGTCAACTACTTTACTCAAAGAGGGGAGTATGCTGTCGATGACAGGGC CACCCCTACTATGAAGAACTCTCTCATGTACAAAATGTCTTACTACCG CTTCCCCGAGCTTTATGGTGGACACCCGGCTCAAGACAGGGTTCGAGGCCAAATTATCCCTCCTAACAGTGTTACTCTTGATACTCTTG ACGAAGCGTTCACATCCGAAAATTGGATCGTCAGGATCTACAaggtcaagaaggaagatccCATTGGACGAGACCACAAGGCCGTTACTGCCTGGAACGGGGGtaagaagttgaagaagagtccTAGTGCCAGTGAGGGCGTGAAGCGGGGCAGCGGGAGACCTAGCATGTGA
- a CDS encoding hypothetical protein (HMMPfam hit to LRR, Leucine Rich Repeat, score: 44.6, E(): 2.7e-10), with product MAPRDSSRFSFKSRFSLLSLLPARHPPLFVDPPRMPPTHPGPRHETIISDTVSPVHSEYPDLGTPFPPCRKKSYDRSPLGWGHGEEREPVEEKKRRAKRPPPLNLERTHMMYPPSSVDVVIDPGTPFNLDSPPPQKQVPSLPKKIKPRKKRQLVEDPFEVAEVEIGHRYPSWKDGKADIRPGQVIPPGLMPSLVDLDVKPKPNRRGTAVDTPDNYESVLHNVLLTPTYIAPSPQVNSTPTPSPYDPSEFIEKYDRPRTLLDRATDTISNAAKRTSKWMPGKSILRNGSSGDDGATNKSLRALKERELQEMARFRQNARPGVRLALPGEAAYSSGSSPAREMSNIYSRKSPGWLGSRERIIGYDGDGKYPVVVGSSNNGWRAGKRDEEHAKRNKRIWKITIIVAILFLTALTIGLCTSLLRKSSSSSLDTSSSSDAASADNSSGSATVTSSAASASSTSSQTLSTCLNLFTSSAPTSPASYPCSDCVQVLQSTTNDFSEPMVNGNSTGVGSALQFCAMMDIYSQIENTSQLSKWGEDASPCGWDGIGCDSRGRITSLSLQYPNVPTALPDTLGNVYALKALHLLGNSSVPTGDFPSSLLSLPYFQTLDLEYTAITGRIDTAPFNSATGLVTLMLVSNSQLGTSMPDLSSNTKLVTAAVTGQGLTDAEADKLPSSLTYLDLSYNSLSGQVPSFSQLASLKTLYLQNNDFISAPDSIPSSLTTMSFTSNYRLSGTMPSSVCSSTVLTSCDLRSTNLTAGTTSSSSRSSSSTSLSFVAASSTITSIASTSSSSVKVSGSSMSSASSSSGSSSAARDTNVTSSTMIGVSARASTEEGTCGVCQFN from the exons ATGGCGCCCAGAGACAGTTCGCGATTCTCTTTCAAGTCTCGCTTTTCCCTTTTATCCCTTCTCCCTGCCCGGCATCCACCTCTTTTTGTCGATCCCCCTCGAATGCCACCTACTCATCCGGGTCCACGGCACGAGACAATCATTTCAGATACGGTTTCGCCCGTCCACAGCGAGTATCCCGATCTGGGAACACCCTTCCCGCCCTGCCGAAAAAAGAGCTATGACAGGAGCCCATTGGGGTGGGGACACggtgaagaaagggagccagtggaggaaaagaagaggagagcaAAGAGACCACCCCCTCTCAACCTGGAGAGAACGCATATGATGTATCCACCTTCATCCGTGGACGTCGTCATCGACCCTGGTACGCCGTTTAACCTTGACTCTCCTCCGCCTCAGAAGCAAGTGCCTTCATTAcccaagaagatcaagccGAGAAAGAAGCGGCAGTTGGTCGAAGACCCTTTCGAAGTAGCAGAGGTCGAGATAGGGCATCGGTACCCATCGTGGAAAGATGGCAAGGCCGACATTCGTCCAGGACAGGTCATTCCCCCTGGGCTTATGCCTTCTCTGGTTGACTTGGACGTCAAGCCCAAGCCCAACCGTCGTGGCACGGCGGTTGACACGCCTGACAATTATGAATCGGTTCTTCACAATGTGCTTCTCACTCCCACATACATCGCTCCTTCGCCACAAGTCAATTCCACACCGACGCCTTCTCCTTACGATCCTTCCGAGTTCATCGAAAAGTACGACCGCCCACGCACTCTGCTGGACAGAGCAACAGACACTATCTCAAACGCTGCTAAACGAACTTCAAAATGGATGCCTGGCAAGAGTATCCTTCGTAATGGTTCCAGCGGTGACGATGGAGCTACAAACAAGTCACTGAGGgcattgaaagagagagaactTCAGGAGATGGCTCGCTTTCGTCAGAACGCTAGGCCAGGTGTACGGTTAGCCCTACCTGGCGAGGCGGCATATTCGAGTGGTTCAAGCCCggcgagagagatgagCAACATCTATTCAAGGAAAAGTCCTGGCTGGCTTGGTTCAAGAGAAAGAATAATAGGCTacgatggagatggaaagtaTCCTGTAGTGGTTGGTTCCAGTAACAACGGATGGAGAGCCGGGaaaagggatgaagagcacGCAAAGAGGAATAAGAGAATATGGAAG ATTACAATCATTGTTGCGATCTTGTTCCTTACTGCTTTGACGATTGGCCTTTGCACTTCACTCCTTCGCAagtcctcatcttcatctttggaCACTTCATCATCTAGCGACGCCGCCAGTGCGGATAACAGTTCTGGATCCGCAACAGTcacttcttcagcagcttctgcctcttcaACGTCATCTCAAACACTCAGTACCTGCCTTAACCTCTTCACTTCGTCCGCTCCCACATCTCCAGCTTCTTACCCTTGTTCCGACTGTGTGCAGGTCCTTCAGTCTACTACTAATGATTTTTCTGAACCGATGGTTAACGGCAATTCCACTGGTGTGGGGTCCGCACTTCAGTTCTGTGCCATGATGGACATCTACAGTCAGATTGAAAATACTAGCCAGCTAAGTAAGTGGGGTGAAGATGCGAGTCCTTgtggatgggatgggattGGGTGTGACTCCAGGGGAAGGATAACAAGTTTGTCTCTGCAATATCCCAACGTACCCACAGCGCTTCCAGATACTCTCGGAAATGTTTATGCTTTGAAAGCACTACATCTTCTTGGTAATTCATCTGTACCTA CTGGTGATTTTCCAAGCTCTTTACTATCTCTTCCCTATTTTCAGACATTGGACCTTGAGTACACTGCGATCACCGGCAGGATCGATACGGCACCCTTCAACTCTGCAACAGGGTTGGTCACTTTGATGCTGGTCAGCAATTCCCAGCTTGGCACATCTATGCCTGACCTGTCATCCAACACCAAACTCGTCACTGCCGCTGTCACAGGACAAGGGTTGACCGACGCCGAAGCGGACAAATTGCCCTCTTCATTGACCTACCT CGATTTGTCTTACAACTCGCTCAGCGGTCAGGTACCTTCGTTCAGCCAACTTGCGTCCCTCAAAACTTTGTATCTTCAAAACAACGATTTCATTTCTGCCCCCGATTCCATTCCATCGTCCCTGACTACCATGTCTTTCACGTCGAATTACCGGCTATCCGGCACCATGCCATCTTCAGTGTGTTCGAGCACCGTGCTCACATCATGTGATCTTCGAAGCACGAATCTGACTGCGGGCACGACATCGTCAAGCAGTCGTTCGAGCTCGAGCACCTCCCTGAGTTTTGTAGCTGCCAGCAGCACTATCACAAGTATAGCCTCAacttcaagctcaagtGTTAAAGTCAGCGGCAGTTCCATGTCAAGCGctagcagcagcagcggtaGCAGCTCAGCTGCCAGAGATACAAACGTGACGAGCAGCACAATGATAGGAGTGTCAGCTAGGGCGAGtacagaagaagggacaTGCGGGGTTTGTCAATTTAATTAA
- a CDS encoding hypothetical protein (HMMPfam hit to DEAD, DEAD/DEAH box helicase, score: 188.6, E(): 1.2e-53; HMMPfam hit to Helicase_C, Helicase conserved C-terminal domain, score: 121.1, E(): 2.5e-33) has product MSDAQAPPASTSWADMVDEDEKQKQEQNMSNQNDGWGETATETSAPAPPPASAPVSSSNNDGWGEPAPSAPADNGWADAGASNGGSGANNNDGWFDAPVPPSSQPPKKEASDIQLQDDTEGLITNTFQVEVKLADLQGDPNSPLYSVQSFKELNLHEDLMKGIIAAGFQKPSKIQEKALPLLLSNPPRNLIGQSQSGTGKTAAFTLNMLSRVDPTIPTPQAICIAPSRELARQIQEVVDQIGQFTQVGTFLAIPGSWSRNSRIDKQILIGTPGTLVDMLMRGSRILDPRMIRVLVLDEADELIAQQGLGEQTFRIKQLLPPNVQNVLFSATFNDDVQEFADRFAPEANKIFLRKEDITVDAIRQLYLECDSEDQKYEALSALYDCLVIGQSIVFCKRKVTADHIAERLISEGHAVASLHGDKLSQERDAILDGFRNGETKVLITTNVIARGIDIPAVNMVVNYDVPDLGPGGNGPDIETYIHRIGRTGRFGRKGCSVIFTHDYRSKSDVERIMNTLGKPMKKIDARSTTDIEQLEKALKLAMKGPA; this is encoded by the exons AGGAACAAAACATGAGCAACCAGAACGACG GATGGGGAGAGACTGCGACAGAGACCAGTGcccctgctcctcctcctgcttccGCACCCGTCAGCAGCAGTAACAACGACGGCTGGGGTGAACCGGCGCCTAGTGCTCCCGCAGACAACGGGTGGGCCGACGCTGGAGCTTCCAACGGCGGTAGCGGTGCGAACAACAACGACGGATGGTTCGATGCTCCTGTACCTCcgtcttctcaacctccaaagaaggaggcttCCGACATCCAATTGCAAGACGACACTGAAGGTTTGATTACTAACACCTTCCAGGTCGAG GTCAAACTTGCCGATCTCCAAGGCGACCCCAACTCTCCTCTTTACTCTGTCCAGTCTTTCAAGGAGCTTAATCT TCACGAAGATCTCATGAAGGGTATCATTGCCGCTGGTTTCCAAAAACCTTCCAAGATTCAAGAGAAGGCTCTTCCTTTGCTCCTCTCCAATCC CCCTCGAAACCTCATCGGGCAAAGTCAGTCTGGTACTGGTAAGACTGCTGCCTTCACCCTCAACATGTTGAGCCGAGTCGATCCTACCATCCCCACCCCTCAA GCCATCTGTATCGCTCCTTCCCGAGAACTTGCCCGTCAGATTCAAGAAGTTGTCGACCAAATCGGTCAATTCACTCAAGTCGGCACTTTCCTCGCCATCCCTGGCTCTTGGTCTCGTAATTCCCGAATCGACAAGCAGATCCTCATCGGTACCCCTGGTACCCTTGTGGATATGTTGATGAGGGGCTCAAGAATTTTGGATCCTAGGATGATTAGGGTGCTGGTTCTTGACGAGGCTGACGAGTTGATCGCCCAGCAAGGTTTGGGTGAACAGACTTTCAGGATCAAGCA actccttcctcccaacGTCCAAAATGTCCTTTTCTCTGCTACTTTCAACGATGACGTCCAAGAGTTCGCCGACCGATTCGCTCCCGAAGCCAACAAGATTTtcttgaggaaggaagatatTACTGTTGATGCGATCAGGCAGCTTTACCTTGAATGTGACAGCGAGGATCAGAAGTATGAAGCCTTGTCTGCCCTATACGACTGCTTGGTCATCGGACAAAGTATCGTCTTCTGCAAG CGAAAAGTCACCGCCGACCACATTGCTGAACGTCTTATTTCCGAAGGTCATGCCGTTGCCTCTCTCCACGGTGACAAGCTCTCCCAAGAACGTGATGCTATCCTCGACGGCTTCAGGAATGGTGAGACCAAGGTTCTCATCACTACCAACGTTATTGCTCGAGGTATCGATATCCCTGCTGTGAACATGGTCGTTAACTATGACGTGCCCGACCTGGGACCTGGCGGTAATGGTCCGGACATCGAGACCTACATCCACCGTATCG GTCGAACTGGTCGATTCGGCCGAAAGGGTTGTTctgtcatcttcacccACGACTACCGATCCAAGTCCGACGTTGAGCGGATCATGAACACTCTCGGAAAGCctatgaagaagattgatgCCAGGAGTACGACAGATATCGAGcagttggagaaggctTTGAAGTTGGCTATGAAGGGACCGGCGTAA